Genomic window (Vanessa tameamea isolate UH-Manoa-2023 chromosome 3, ilVanTame1 primary haplotype, whole genome shotgun sequence):
tttgtcaatatttataataatacaaattcttatgtattacatttttatatattaaaaaaaaggtctCAACCAGCTGTTATGGTATTATGCCGATAtggaaaagaaaaaatgtaattctGGAGCTTCCCTCACCGCCGCCAACGGCACGCTACCAGATCCCGACGCTTGCATCGTCTGGCGACGCTTTGCAAAGTATGCCCTATTTCatgtactcgtatataaataaacattcatgTGTCTATGCATAAACAAATGGGTGTTTACTATTAAAGTTCTGTTTGTCTTCAAGTCTCTTCGAAACAATGCAGACTTTGTTCTGGGCGGCTTTCGGACTCGTGGACCTGGATTCCTTTGAACTTGATGGCATCAAGATTTTTACTCGCTTTTGGGGAATGCTTATGTTCGGCACTTATGCTGTCATTAATGTCATCGTGCTGCTCAATCTACTCATAGCTATGATGAACCACTCTTACCAACTTATATCAGTAAGTATTCTGTGTATGAATTTAAGTACTCCAaacaaatgcaataaaatatataaatgccattttttcttttattgttttattggtataaattacaataaaataataacaaaataactatCGCATtacttaataatgttattatgcCAAATTCACTGAACCAATATAAATGTGCTAttcatgatataaaaaaaaattacgtttaccATGAATGTTATGTAATGTCCTTATAAGTTGAATTTTTGAAAATCGTCGACGTCAATTCGAGAGCGATTGTTTTGAATCAATAATAACTGGATGGATGGAATCTACCACTCATAGGAACGGGCAGACGTAGAGTGGAAGTTCGCGCGCAGCAAGCTGTGGATCAGCTACTTCGAGGAAGGTGGCACAGCGCCACCGCCCTTCAACGTGGTGCCGTCGCCCAAATCTGCTCTGTTTGCGTGGCGCTGGCTGCAGCGACGGCTGTGCGGACACGCACGCGCCAAGCGCGAACACATGCGCACCATCCGGGTGAGCTAGGCACTGCGATCAGCGATATACTTTTCACTTATCTTTACGTTATAAGTTACACTTACTTTTCAGAGGAAAGCGAAACAGGCGAACGAGCGTGACTTCCGATACCAGGTGCGTTATCGCCTTGGAGAGTTATCtctgaataatttaattgttattgtttttcattaaCACAGTCGACCGAGCTCTcgttcgatatattttataaatgtatgtgatGTGTGTGAAAATCTCAAATGAAAAAACTGTGCCGTAGGCGATAATGCGCAACCTGGTGCGTCGCTATGTGACGGTGCAGCAGAGGCGCGCGGAGTGCGGCGGCGTCACGGAGGATGACGTTAACGAGATCAAGCAGGATGTAAGCGCCTTCCGTTGCGAGCTAGTTGAGATTCTGCGCAACTCTGGCATGAACACCTCCACCGCCAACGCCGGAGCTCCCGGTAATTCCTGAACACAATTTCCTACGATCGTATTTGCATGTTATTATGAGTTTTACCACAAAGTTCAGGATTTACCAAGGAACGAGTTATCTAACTGGACTCTACTTGGGCATGgtaataaaattctatacaaAGCATAAACGTTCGTTCGCGGAATTTAATGATGAGGATACATGTAATCTTTGTTTTCTTAGAAATAGACTTCATACTCTTTAGGTAACTCATTGACACAAAAATTGAAGCTAACGATCAGTCCTATCAGGTGGAGGCGGCGGCAAGAAGAATCGTCAGAAGGAGCGACGTCTGATGAAGGGCTTCAACATCGCGCCAGGCGGGTCGCTAGCACCCGTGGACGAATTCCTGGCATCGCTGCACCACGAGCACGGTGGCGCACACGGTGCAGCGCACCACGCCTCACTCTCGGCGCTGCTGGGCGGCCGCTTGCGCGCTAGTCAGTCCAGCCTGTCGGACGGCGGCAGCGGCGCGCTCGGGCCGCGCCGCAAGCCCACTTCGCACAAGCGGCGCTGGGGCACCATTATCGAAGCCGCGCGTGCCGCCCGCGTCTCCAAGCTCATCGGCCGCTCGCGCTCCGAGGACTCCGTCTGCGACCATGCACGTCCGTCGCCGAGGTATTACTCTTCTCTAGCACTATGCTATTCAACGTAATTCAttcactattattaaaataacatattacacGAAAGACTATCTTGAAGTTTTTTCTGATCCCTTTGTCTCAATTGCAGCGGTAGCGAACGATCGGATTCTGGAAGTGACTCACAGCGTAGTCCCGAACGAGTCACGCGTAGTGGACCGCTGCATCCTTTGTCGGCACTAGCGGCTCTCAAACGAAAGCGAAAAAAATTTTCGGACTCGCGCCGTGCTGCGGAAGGAGCTCGCTCCTCAGCCGGGGTGGCGGAGGCACTGCAGCGTGCCAGCTCCGTTCCTGCAAGGGCACCACCCGTTGCTCCGATACGTGCGACTCGCCCACCACCTCCTTCCATTTCACCCTCTACCACCGCCGAAAGTGTGCCTGGCAAAGGTGGTAGCCGAGAACCGTTGTTGGCAAGCCTCGACGATGACGCACATAAGGTACAGTATTTGAGAATAAATATTGTGCATCGGCTAACACAGTATTTACAAACATGGACCATGTATCGAGACACTATATAATGTACAGTTGCAATCTAAAGTAGTAACGTAGAGTTAAAAGGAAAATGCAAAACAGTAGCATAATTtggaatgaattatttaataaatatataatccgAATCTAAATCATTCGATGGCTGACACCACCATTGGCTATGGAAGTCAACACCATTAGGTAATCATTTATTGTAGAAACTTCAGTCCAGATGCTGTTTCCCGTGCCATATGAAATTTAGTTTGGTTGTTATAGACAAAATTTCTAAAAAGGTGGTCTAGATTTTTACGAAGTCCGATTTCTTTACTGTTTTGCCCATAGCTTTTTTtaggaatataataattattaaaaagtagtacTGTCTAAATAtccattgtctttgattagtattctgtaataataattaataagtagttAAACAAGATAATAACTCAATTGTGACAACCAAACACACATTTAACGTTAGCAGGAGGCATGCGGGCAGTGCGGGTATGCGGCCGCAGCCGAGGCGCCGCCCGCGAGTGAGGACGCGGACGCGGACGACACGTGCGGGCGCTGCGCGTCGCTAGCGCGCCTGGCGGGCGTCACGCCGCTGCACGGACATGCGCCGCACCATTCAGCCGGCTGGCTCTAGCGAGTCCGACTGCATCGTCGATGATAACGCGGTGGAGGATAGTTAGAATGACCgatgacaaaaaaattataactcgTATATTTTAATGAGCGTCTTTATACTATATGTAGATCATTGAAGTTGTGAAGATAGCgccatgaaataaatattttaaaattgttattggtAATCATGATGATTCggttaaaataaacattcgttCGCAACTGCATTCAAATATGCACGCTAGTAGTCGTCAATCATACGAATATTCATCAAAGAACTACGTACATATGAGTTAGGAATTAGGTAGTTTAGTAGATATTttcctataattataatagttatctAGTTAAAAATTGTGACTATTTATCGAACACCAATTAGTTAAGTAGATGCAATCTAAGATTACTAATAGTTTTGTGATAAGgcctaactattttatatacctacgacttataatatgtatacttaaaatatattattaatcaaatagatATAGGtacctaaatattaaatatacgataCTATAATGTGTTCCAGAATGTTTTCCAGTTATTAGTTACTTGGTCCGCGCCCACGGagatataatagtaatatttaggACTAAGGTCGAACAAGAAGAAACAGGGATTTTATGTGAAACATGTTGTCCAATTTACTGAAACTGCATTATATTTTCTGTTCATAAGAAATTCCTATGAGCTTCGTGCACATTCGTTCGTATGAAATCGCCGAGGGCTTGCTGTGACCATATTTCACTGCATCTCTATGTTTAGAGAAATCAGATTTAGCCAACACCATTTACAAAGTTGTTCCAAATTGAGGTGAATGCTTTAAAATTCGACCTACCTCAAAGAAAGTGACCGACCGATATTGGCTAGTTGTGTGGCGTAGTTATGTGCACTCTGCATGCACTAAGAACGTCACGACATTAGAAGCAATAGGTGCCCGAAACTAGGTTTAACGAACACTCGCATTTAATCGaaacattttgaagtattttataaatagaatacttAAAAGTAATGCTAGTGGGTAGTTTAGTTGAAATAGTTTGATCTTTGGAGTACTTAACAACAGCTGCTAAGTTCatattaatatgtgtttaaaaatattggtattacTTATATCTTGTATTTCATAAAGCGGTAACGCACAGtaagaaaatcaaattatatttatttttttagaattctaAAATGATTTTACGGAAATTAATCCTTACCTTggtcatatataatttaatacatggTGCGCTGCTGTACGTTTAAGTGTTTTCCGTGTCGAAGCTCTAGAGTGCTACTCTTCGACATTAGTCGACCTTGGCGCCATCTGTAGAATCGggctctttaaaatatttccgaCATTAGTTAGACAGCAAgtggtaattatttttaaatttacaatgatgtgatgtgatataaaaattcttatgtttacttataaaaatatctaacgaTAAGCAGTACGATGCTAAAggcatcattatttaaaatattattagatttttattgaatattgtatCAGATATCTATCTATGAATAAAACACACATCCATTTAAGCTGAGTTCTTCAATTATTACGTAAGCAGTGTTCTGGTtcatatatatactttagtatTATACTGAGAAAAACACGCTGTTGTTAGATATACCAGCTCATAGGTACTAATACACAATACTTAGTAGTGTTAGAACGAAAGAGCTATCAACGATGCATGTGATGCTGTTTTTGAATGCGTGCTGTTGTATGAGACTGCGCACCTCTCACCTCCCCcagaagatttatttaaaaattctgaCATGAGTAACTGCCCTCATTTCatacaattatgaaaaaatttaatttcttttgtaGCAATCTTGTAGTAACGTTTACAATTTATCGAGCTCAAAGATTACAAAGAAATTATGTTAGCTTTATTGATAGCCCGTTAGTTTTGATGGTTGCGGAGGTGCGTCTGTTTGGTgcgtttataatttacttaattattgttGGGTATGTGTACTTGTATCTCGAGTAGTATCACCGGAGGCCTTCACACGTATTTAGTTGTTTGCGGTGCGAAACACGCGCAGCTACATAAacggtttatattttataaagagttgttgtttatttatacattatatttgtatataacggtgcgaagtttaataaattaagcacTAAAcgctttgttgttttatttaaaaaattctagGATTACGTTAATATATACGCTACAGATATAAATAGACCAATTAAACCTACTACATAGCTATCTtctatataattactttaaaagttcCATATTAATCGCATTATTGGTTTTGCATGAAGCCGAAAGAAAAAACAAGTAGTATATTGCTAGGTATGCTGTATTAATAGCACCAATGAGTACCAATAAGACACATCCATAGAGGGCAATAAAAACACGTTATTATCATATCAtcgataatttattaaacgCCTCACGCGGTGAGGTCGAGCGGTACATATTCACGGTGGGGGGGCGTACGCACAGCGAGCAGCAGCCGGCCGGCGCGCGCGCTGAGCAGCACGGAGCAGCCGCCGGCCACGGCGCCACGCTCGGCTGCCAGCGCCAACTGATTCACTACGCGCCGCTCCACCTCGTGCTTGATTGAGCGCGCGCCGTAGTGCACGTCGTATCTGTAGGCACGCATGGCTCGGGTTAGTTCTTAGCTGACATCGAAATTATGCACTATGTAGAGGATGTCCGGTTACCCGTCGGCGAGTGCACCCAAGACACCGCCTTCCCAGCGCAGTTCAACAGAATGTCTGGCTCGCGCTTTCTCTGCCCACGCGCGTAACTCCATTTGCACGAGTGTGAGCAACTCCTGCCGCGAGAAGGGCAGGAAGTATACGATCTCGTTGATGCGACCAAGGAACTCGTCACGCCCGAAATGCCGCTTAAGGATGGGCCGCACTACCGTGTCCTTGAACTTGCGGGACACCTGCAGCGCCTCCTCCTGCTCACCCTCGCCCTCGGGCGGGACGAATGCTTCGGAATTTTCGTCGTACTCTTctgtaaataatactatttatatggcaatatgaaacttttttttttggtttggcTTGTATTTGTGCCAAgcgggcacagattatttctctaatgtcacgtgcgatggagaagacacgatggagattaaatattattacaataataacatcATAATCACCGATACCGTGAAAATGATATTAAAgcatttttgtatgtatagtaTCATTTCTGTAGTTTGTTTCATGgtgaaaatgttatataacaGTGATGATAACGTAGATGAGGTACGCTTACTTCTGGTCTGGTCCGTGAGAGGAGCGGGCGCGGTGGGAGCGGCGACTGCGGGCCTAACTCGTTGCGCCGCGAGCGCCTCCGCCTCGCGTCGCAGTCGCAGTCCGTACTGCGCGATTTCGTCCGATGCCAAGTTAGACGTCATCACAAAGATCGCATTCTTGCACTCGATCAGCTTACCCTTGCCATCCGTGAGGCGTCCCTAttaacgatattaaaataagtgattatatcgtgttattatttaataagacataTATGATTGTATATTTGAGTGTTTTTATGCCGTATTCGTGAATTACCTCGTCAAAGAGCTGTAAAAGTACTGTGAGAACGTCAGGATGGGCTTTGTCTACTTCGTCGAATAAAACTACAGCATCCGCTCGTCGGGCGAGCGCTCTCGTTAACTGACCGCCTTCTTCGTGACCCACATATCCCGGCGGAGCTCCAATAAGTTTGGCCACTTCATGCTTTTCCTGGTATTCTGACATATCCAGTCGAATGAAAGCCGCAGGATCGTCACGATGCATATATCTTGCGAGCTGTTTCGCAAGTTCCGTTTTCCCGATTCCGGAGCTTcctaaaaaaagaaatacgagCGGATGTTCTTCGTCCGCCCACCCGTTTTCTTTCCGGCGCACAGCGGCAGCGACAGTTTCTATGGCCGCCGTCTGTCCAacgatatattgttttaaacgtTGTTCAAGGGGAAACCGCCGTCGTTCCTCAGCCGCGGCGGCGGCAGCGGTCTCTTCCCAGCGTTGAATGTGCTCAAGAATTACGTCACGTGTGGTAGAAGGGTCCCTAGCATAATGCAGTGCTCGACGCCCAGCATGATCTCGGGCAGTGGGGTCAGCACCGGCTTCCAGCAATGCTTTAGCAGACGTTGACGAATCTGATAGAGCAGCGTAATGAAGTGCTGTCCAGCCTAAGAAAGATGCGCGGGAATTCATTGCATTACAGAATTCATCTTCTCTTCTCTGTAACACCTCTAATGGATGCATTCCAGTTGAGGCCGCAGTAGCGGAGGCTCCTGCGTATTGTTCACGCAGATCAGGTTTTGCTCCAAGCCGAAGTAACTCCTTTACTGTTGCTGGTTGATCGTTAGCAGCCGCGACCATCAAAGCTGTCCAGCCCAAAGCATGTCGTCTGTCTGCTGGCCCTCCTTCGCCATCACCAGAATTTCGTCCATCATCTTTTCCTGTTTCCACCTgccttaattaaattgaaaagaaaaaataaaaaactatcaaaacaatagaaaaaaggcttaaacattgtataaaatattttttagacacATAAGCAATAtcatgtaaataatgttttatttacttacttccGAAGTTCTTGAACATTTCCAAGTTTTGCggcaataaaaaatcttttttctgtaaaaatagAAAGTTTATAAatgagttaataatttaatggtgTATGCCAAATAttgcttatttaattaattattactaatattaattttttattattaatgtaatgcaaaatatacttgattttttttgatttgagagttttaatttaacaaattatacttCTTCCAGATAATTGTTAAGAAGCTTTTGCtagtttaaattgtaaaaaatatgtacaagcATATTTTTTCTGTTGAATACACAGTTATAGAATGTAACATTTTTACCAACTGTACCTATTCACTCAAAGcttgaattaacaaaaaaaaaaaaacttttaataaggAAACCAATTTAAATGATTGCGTTAAGCATATTTCATATAGTTAACGTAATCatttgacaaataataatatgctgaataaaagtaatagtatctgcaaaatttttaaaactaaatgactttttatgtatagtaattgatttaaatgaataaatgaaaaaatacacaaatgctaggattatatatttttttgtactgtAAATTGCATGACAAGGTTATAACATTAACAAATTGCTTACATACATTGCCATTCAATCTGAGGTTTGAAATctaaatagaattataatttacaaaagtatAATGAGTCGTCAGAACAAACCATTATACACATAATCAGCAGCGATGAGCGCTAGGCCGACTGAGGCAGCATGCACTATGTATCGATGCCGTCTCGACGAAGACGAAGTACTCAAATTAAGAGAGGTGCTTCGTCTTACTGGCACTGCAAACAATCTTACTGCACCGAATCGAAGCACCTTCGCGGCTGCGGACCGAATTGTTGACATTTCTTAAGAGACTCAATTTGATCAGTACGCCGAaatgcttttaataataattgcaattgTGTTGTGGTCCAAAAAATTATGTGCAACCTAAAGCAGCGCTGATGATTTTCCGCATTTTCGATGTTACGACCGCttcgtcatatttttttaaacttttgttttaattttatatgttgtatCGACTTACATCATTTGTTACTTGACATTACTTTTGTTGTTGAAAAGTCAGTGTCAATGTCATAAGAATTAAAAGTGTACAAAATCAGCTGAtttgtttaaactttttttgttcgaacattttttagatatatgaaatttttgaaattaagaaataaaaatagctatTTTGAAATTTAGATACCTcatcttttatatattgaaaaatattaatcatatatacaattatttgtcTTACTTTCCGAACGTAATTTATGATATCATTGGTCATTGTATCGCTTTCAAACTCTGAGGCGAAAGCTCAAAGCTGATCTCTATTGTGTCAACTTGACAATTGACAGttcaataaatttcaatttcattttgaggtgtgatattttattaaacaagacttataaaaatgaaatgaatgcctaaatttattacatagatACAGAGTGTCTTAGATTTTGTACGAAATATTTCGCTTCTATAAAATaggtttgtttataaattacttgTTCCTAATGTGTTGACATATGAAGTGTGtctgtttttataaaaagtttcgCGGGGATTTGTTGTGTATCATTAAAAATGGCTTTGGGTGGATCAACATTCCTGCAGAACGCTACAATGCTTGAGCAACTGCTCGAAGAAATCAATTTTCAGCGGACCAAGGAGATGCGGCAGTTGATGAAGGATGGTAAGTACTAATTTCCATTTAATCTTACAGGATCGGTCGATAAAATAAGATTCCAGTTAGAAATTATGAGTATGTAACTTCATCTTATTTGACTTTCATTTGGTTTTAGTTTTTACAgcagaataaaatatacaaaattaaaaatgtttatattattctcTAGAACAAACACAtgcagtattaaaaaaaaaaaagaaacggaCTTCAAATTTTTATTGTCGCCTTGCATCTCTCTGATCTTATGCCTAAAatgctgttataaatataatttaaaaaaatatatttttttattattttatgtaaattcttGATGAGATTTGCTTctgttatatttaagataactaTTAGAATTGAGGAAGGATTTTGATTTCCCAAGTATACATTTACATGTTCCATTCAATTTGCTACAGCTCTGTTATGTCCCCTATATAAAttacttgattaatatatgtttatttaaaatagaacagttaaatactttaattttactttcaaaattccgataatcTCTTCaccaatattcaaaatatttttttttccataatccataataaataccatagattattagTGATTTTGATCAATAATACAAAGTTAATTCAGTCTCAAAGCTTATTCTTTGTCTTTACTTCGACTGTGGTTGGTATAGACTGTACTTGATAGCCTCAAATTTTCTTTGtagtcattataaaaatagtttgatttattagtatattttttagattttatttgtattaaagaaCAAGATGTTACTAATCATTGTCATTGTCTATTTCTTACTTTGCTGCTGCTCTATGGAAACTTtgatgtttttttcttattactgttatatattcacaaaatattttatttctggaCTTGTATGTGTAATCAGGGATGTTAAAGAGCTCCATAACCATAATGGAAAAAAACGgatatctgaaataaatatctataataattttgtttttgcataGCATCATACCTAATGAGAGTGACTAAATGTTTCTTTAGGCTATTTGTTTCTTTCTGTGATTATACCCCATACCAAATAATAATCTAACAAAATCATATTGTCCTTGtaattttctcttttattatttccgaataatataatattcgtaatTGAAACTATTAGAAACATTTGAATAAtctgaaataattttgtatctatAACCATATTTGAAACCAATGAAATATTACTCATATATCCATATCCATATCCGAAATTATATATCCATAATATCCCCGTATATAGCACAGAGTTATTAATTTACCTGGTcatagggctctgtgcaaggccctctgggtaggtaccacccatgcatattttactgccaaacgACAATGAtttttgtgtttcagtttgaagggcaagtgagccagtataattatatGCACAAAGAAAATACCATCTTATTTTCTAAGGTTTGTAGCATatgaggaataattaaaatttattaccgtCAGGTCACTTTTAAGTCCTATGtagtaatcataataaaaaaataccagaaTGATAccatatatcatattttgcttcttaataaacattgttaaagtttcattataattatttgaaataaatcatgTTTGATgttaataagttatataaatgaGCTAATTTGGCACCCAATGATGAACAACTTAACAATACTGTGAAGTATAATGCACCGCTTACAGCACAACCATGAGATCTTTGAAGTTGTCTTTTGTGCCTATGATTGCACaagctcactcactcttcagaTCGAGTGCAATACAAAGAATTGTTATTTTGAAGTTGAATAAccaatacaatttacaattcaAATGGACAACAGTTGAAAACTATTATCAAACAAGCATATAATCATGACAACATTCACCTAACCTGAAAATTGATTGTCCTGAACTTGAACTGACAGATCTGTGCCTTAGGGACTATAATGAGTTTGTCATTGCCATTTAATCGATATAATGCTGCATGATATAAGACAAGACTATAGAagcaatttgtttgtttgtcttttgTTTGTTTCTCCCGGGCAGTTGTACTAACCTAACCTGAACATGTAAAGCATATGCAACAATTCTTAAAAGGCATGCAATAGTAGACTTTATGCTAGCCATTGCCATAAAATCTAGCACAAATGAAGAGAAttcttaattaagaaattactcTGCAATGCCATATTTGCCCCACGTGTTATACCTCATAGTTGACTGATTGatttgagataaaaaatataaattaacggGTTCCACACAATCTTACacgtataaatgttatattagtgCCTTCTCCTCATGTGTTGCATATTTTTCGAttctgatatattaaaatttaaaaatagaactgcattaaaagataaaatgataGCCagagaaataaaatgtatgcagTTTGAAATTCGTGTGTTAGTAAAAGggtaattatatgataattatagtgtaaagtttgaaaatattatttttatttgcaatttaaattattgttgtatagaaagaatgtttatttacataagaattattaatattatctccttaaatatatgtatacaaatatgaataacgcgaggtgttatacttttaatgaagctttttgtactactactccaaggtccaagtatTTTAACAGCAAATgagataaaaacataatttcgaataagacacgaatatgtggatcgtttgttcgcttcagctttttccgcagcggctCCGGCccgtaaaattgtttttttgataTGAGATGGGGCCAGCGTGTCAACGCACGTAGTGTCCAATACTAGGGCCCGTTTTCATTCCCAGGGAAACAATGTCCACCGGGTCTATTAACATCATCCCGACTAATTCCACGGGGCTCAATGAGAGCAGGAACGTCGATGGTGGAaagagccctttttattgtatcattaagtTAAAATTGGCGGAAAACCCTACCTGAACTCCTTGGACAAGAAAGACCATGTAATCCGAAAGAGTCCACTTCCTTTCAACACAGACATCTGGGCTCGAATCACAGCGGTGTTCCCAGTATGAGACCAAATTAGACCAATAGCATTGATTCTTAGTcttttaaattcaacaaaaaatttCGTAAccataaatatgaatactttgTATCCATATTTATGGTTACGAACAACCCGCGCATATTGTGGTATCGGTGCGGGAAGACATTGATCAATGAGCCATTGCtagaaatgtaatttaaacCAATCTATGGTTCCTAGACTATACCGAAGGTTTGTAGAAACAGGTTCTTACAAAAGTACTTCCGGATACCCGGAAGAACTTTAGAACTTTGGAActtttaagagtagagtgaacaagtttcttttggatgggcgtgtaccaccttcgtcttcatctacactttccatcaggtgagatgaaAGACAAATGCCTgttccattacaactataaaaaaaaaactcgagcAACCACCCGTCGTAACGGCcgatttattgtttcaacttccTTACGAAATCGTTTCCTCACTTCAGTAAACATAATAACAGAAAGTGCGTGGAGTAAACGTGAGTGCAAAAACAATTAGAAGGAGACTTAAGGAAGCGGCACTCACTCCTTTTAGACCAGCAAATGGTCCAAAGCTGTCTGCAGCTCACAGGTAAGCTCCTAGTAGGATCCTTTCAAGTATACAAACTTACACTTAAGGATATTTTACTACGCTGGTATGAAGTTAACTAACCAAACTATAAAAGTTTGAATActtggttaaaatattttaaaggcgTCTTGACCATTGATGCCGTTTTTGAGTCAGTCAGTATATAATTCAGTTTGTTGGCATTTAAAGTTTTTAGCCGTTTTGAAGATTACccaataacatataacataaaaggcagacagacaaaaataaaatagtttttgtttcgGTAACTTCCAAATAGCCAAATGAACTTCAAGGGACATCAATTTTGAAATCAAGGGCagtaatttattcatttgtagAAAACAACTCCAGTGATACTATGTTTATTTTTGGAAACTGTATTGGTCAATATTTTGTCTTTGTACTTTTGTTTAAATGTGTTGCtatgtactgtttgtttccttaacacaataaaataaaaaataagatgtaAATTAAGTATAGTGGTatgtttattatagttttttatgcGTTATGCTGAACATGACCGTCTGTCTTATAAAGTGCCTTGATCGTCCCAAATGGCCCCGTGAATAGAAAATCGAAAGTGTCGGAACAA
Coding sequences:
- the LOC113397473 gene encoding mitochondrial disaggregase-like isoform X2: MVAAANDQPATVKELLRLGAKPDLREQYAGASATAASTGMHPLEVLQRREDEFCNAMNSRASFLGWTALHYAALSDSSTSAKALLEAGADPTARDHAGRRALHYARDPSTTRDVILEHIQRWEETAAAAAAEERRRFPLEQRLKQYIVGQTAAIETVAAAVRRKENGWADEEHPLVFLFLGSSGIGKTELAKQLARYMHRDDPAAFIRLDMSEYQEKHEVAKLIGAPPGYVGHEEGGQLTRALARRADAVVLFDEVDKAHPDVLTVLLQLFDEGRLTDGKGKLIECKNAIFVMTSNLASDEIAQYGLRLRREAEALAAQRVRPAVAAPTAPAPLTDQTRKEYDENSEAFVPPEGEGEQEEALQVSRKFKDTVVRPILKRHFGRDEFLGRINEIVYFLPFSRQELLTLVQMELRAWAEKARARHSVELRWEGGVLGALADGYDVHYGARSIKHEVERRVVNQLALAAERGAVAGGCSVLLSARAGRLLLAVRTPPHREYVPLDLTA
- the LOC113397473 gene encoding mitochondrial disaggregase-like isoform X1 → MSTIRSAAAKVLRFGAVRLFAVPVRRSTSLNLSTSSSSRRHRYIVHAASVGLALIAADYVYNEKRFFIAAKLGNVQELRKQVETGKDDGRNSGDGEGGPADRRHALGWTALMVAAANDQPATVKELLRLGAKPDLREQYAGASATAASTGMHPLEVLQRREDEFCNAMNSRASFLGWTALHYAALSDSSTSAKALLEAGADPTARDHAGRRALHYARDPSTTRDVILEHIQRWEETAAAAAAEERRRFPLEQRLKQYIVGQTAAIETVAAAVRRKENGWADEEHPLVFLFLGSSGIGKTELAKQLARYMHRDDPAAFIRLDMSEYQEKHEVAKLIGAPPGYVGHEEGGQLTRALARRADAVVLFDEVDKAHPDVLTVLLQLFDEGRLTDGKGKLIECKNAIFVMTSNLASDEIAQYGLRLRREAEALAAQRVRPAVAAPTAPAPLTDQTRKEYDENSEAFVPPEGEGEQEEALQVSRKFKDTVVRPILKRHFGRDEFLGRINEIVYFLPFSRQELLTLVQMELRAWAEKARARHSVELRWEGGVLGALADGYDVHYGARSIKHEVERRVVNQLALAAERGAVAGGCSVLLSARAGRLLLAVRTPPHREYVPLDLTA